The Henningerozyma blattae CBS 6284 chromosome 7, complete genome region CCCATTCAACCCAATCGAAAgagttgttgttgttaaGAATAGAGAAACTGGTAAATCGAGAGGTTTAGCTTTCGTTACATTTGCTTCAGAAGATACTGCAGAAAGGGCTTTACAATTCTTAAACGGTAGAGGTTTCATGAATTTAATCTTAAATGTTGAACGTTCCAAGCCAAGaaattgatttgattttttataattaatatattaccaaaagaacaaataaataaatttatcgCAGAAAAAGAAGGAAACGGATGTTAACTTACTTTCTGAACTCCTGTATACTAATACCTATCAAGTATCGAACTAATACTATAGTATAGCGgcatatttttcaaagtaGTAGTATATCACACCATAGCATAACAAttcataatatatatattagttTTCAATAAGtaattatttatcataTTATACAATGGATGATTATTTAacataatttattttgctGTCCATATGATATCTTTACTTGCTTTTCAAAAACGTcgtatatataattataattgcGTTTTTCAAAGTTAATACGGATTTTGCAACtggtttgaaaaataacaaaaatgtCACTAATTTAAACGTTAATAAAATGgtattaaatcaaatataattataatatatatatatattgcaTGCAGAGTACTAATTTATAAAACTTGATTAGAGGTGCGATAACAAAAACTTTacagaaaaatttaaaattattttttacaaaaaagaaagtaaCTCAGATATAAATTACTTTTTGTAAACCACAAAAACAACACAATTCGTATAACAGAAAATAGAATGTCAATTTTGGATTAGTTTCATTCTAATCCTCcatattgatttaaatatactTCTCCATGAGTGATTGctcttttctttcttctaTCGAACCAACCACTGCTATTTATATCTGTATCTGTTATGACATCTACATTCCATTTCCAGCTGTCATAaatgttatttttataaaacaTTTCTGCTAAAGTTTTAATGTTACCATCCCATTTGCCAATACCTCTTATAGATTCCCATAAAGAAAGAGTTTCCAATTTTGGTCCACCTTCATTCATATTATAAGATACCCAATTAACTGTTTGtctttcattattattttggaaCATTATATCAATACTTTTAGAATATAAGTCAGATCCTTCATATCCTGATAAGAATTGTTCTATAATATCATCAGCCATCATTTGAACATTATAATGTTCTAAATTGGTAGCTGTATGTCTACCTAGAGGTGAGTTCCAATGAATTGTAATGACATCGTTTGTAGAAGTCTCAGCactgtttttattttccttgGCTACTTCAGAAGTTGTAAGTAATGGAGTACCCAAACCAGCAGTGACAAATTTATAAACAATATCATCATAAATATCATTAGGACTATACAACATATTTTGTGAATCTGTATCATTGGCAGATGGGAAAACATGCATGGTAGTATTCGATAACTCATATTGTGAACGATAACGGTTCAATATGTTTGACGAAGCTGGCGTAAgtttatcaataatattaaattcacCATTAAAGTAATCTTGGTATGCAGCATAAGCAATTCCGATTGTTGATACACCAGCAGATACACTTAGTCCGATAGCCAATGTCCAGCATGCAGGGGATGTTGGAACAATGCACAATACGGGACTCCATGCAGTATATAAAGCATTAGCAGCAGTCAAGGCTAAGCCAATAACAGCCGAAGTTCTTCCAAGATCCCATATTGGTCTATCAgctctttttattatgttatttatttcatttggaatataatttttatcaacAGGTTTActtatttgtaatattattaacagAAGTAAAACTGATGTAAGCATACATCTGATTATGACtctttttgttgttgtgatcattttgattttttgatttttgtttttgattAATTGATGCTTTTTGcttgaaatttttgtttatattgtttgtatatatattttatatatatatatatattttatataactttcatacattaaaaataaaagtaaaatatcTAACAATAAGTTActcaattgataaaatttgtggtatatttatatgcttgtttattttttcttgaattgTTGACACAAAGGTTTATATTCTCTGAAAACCGCTCATGTGAATATGTAATaatgtaaatatattaatacaaGTGAAGTTTTTTCATTGCGTACATGTGAAGCctggaaaatattaaagtttCAACTAAAAGAATATTGTCCCctcatttgaattatattcTAGCATCTTATAGAATATGCCACGGACCTTATTTATGTATAGTATAACTCTAACTATTAAGTAGTGTTTTCCCTAATTCACATGCGTTGTACCCTCATCGCTTGACGTGGAGGtaaaatgataatacaaAAGGTAAAGGATCCAGAACGATCTACGAAAGGTGCGGTCCAAATTTTGGGGTATCCTTAATTAAATAAGGTTTTTAGTGCGCATAAGCTTTGGATATCTCAGCCTGGACTCTATTTTGTGTAATTCCCTCACTTCCTTTTCTTGCATTTTTTAAACCTTCTTAAGACTCAAAGAGACTGTTGTAAAACCGTCTAAGCGCCGTCGCCTTTCACGAAATACTTACAAGAAATCAGTACAAGAGAAGCCTCGAGAGAGGACAGATCAGCTGACCACAACTGAGAAACATCTATTCAGCAGGCGTGGAACATCAACTGTAACCACTGAATCTTCACCCACTTCTGGTTCATCTATTAGTAAGAATGACACCCAGGTTTCAATGAGTGTACCGCATCTTGTAACTATGCACCCAGAACTGTCCAGCTCTAAAGAAGTATATAAGGAGCCTGTATAGATcaatatactattatataCTATATAGAGAAGGACCAATGGGAGATACAATAATCTTGTGTAATACAACCTGTAACTACTGATCTCAGCACCATCCGAATTCTGAAACATCATCCTTGTCCTGTCAGTCTCATATTACAACAGAGACTATTGTAAACCAACTTAGGAGTACAATACACTGAAATATTAACTACCAAAAACTTAACttaacaatcttattaacttaacaccAGTTAATCCTTCGAACttacaaatataattgttgttcttcttaaactaaataactatataaaagaactataaatttatgtttTAAGTCTGAAAAGCTagcctttaaatacttttcaaaggtcaacgccagcttttccattttactttaattggtcTGTTTATGAACTTACTTACAAGGGTGGGAGTGCACAGTTTGAGTAATGCTGGCTAACTAGTAGAGATTATGCATCGAACAGATATTCACAGGTATGCAACTAGCAGCTGCTCAGTGTTGAGTACAATTTCTAGTTAGcaacttgtagatgagtataaagtcGATCTCGTCTACAACAGAGTCAAGAAAAACACGACTCCATGGCCAAGCTGGTTAAGGCGTGCGACTGTTAATCGCAAGATCGAGAGTTCAATCCTCTCTGGGGTCGTTTCTTTTTCGCTATACACACAAGAATCACGTGGCATCtttgaattatttcaatttccgATTTTGGTTAAACCATCCTACGAGGTTTTCTTAGTGAAAATGCTTAGTCAGAAACATCGCCACTGAATGTTTGGTGCTTCAAACAGTCtgatattcttttttatttaattcactaagaaaactaataataagacAATACTccttgattttttttaaaaatcatttcttttatatatttatttttctaatttttttgtatttttataaatcaTTCCAATAGATATTCATATCTAACCATCCCACTCTATTTTGACAATAACTAAAGAGTTATaccaataaaataatattcgtACGGCTGGACTGGTTATAATCATATaaatacaattattaaataaatataccCTCTCCTTCCTCTGTCtttgaatcaaatatatctatattttctttttaatcgataaaaattttttaggAAAAATGTCAGATACAGCCGTTATGCCCACAAATTCAAGCACAATCAAGAGACATTTAGACGCATCTGATGCCAACGAGACTGCATCTGCTACCAAAGAAACTAAGAAAAAGTCTAATAAAGTAGGTAGAAAGCTATCTGATCAAGAAGCCAAGAGTAAAAGAACTGCTCAAAATAGAGCTGCTCAAAGAGCCTTCAGAGAAAGAAGAGAGAGAAAGATGCAAGAGTTGGAAGATAAGGTCAAGTCTTTAGAAGAAGTTCACAAGAAATCTGAAATTGAAAGTCAATTTTTAAGAGATCAACTGAAAGTTCTTCTTGGTGAGTTACAACGGTATAGGCCTGAAAGACAAAATGATGCAAAAGTTAAGGAATATTTGTCGACTCATAAATTTGATCCAAGCGTTGTTTCTGCCTCTAACAAAAATTCCCCAAATGACATCAGTAATAATACTCAAATACCTTCGCCAAATTCATCTAGATTCGATGATCAGGTCCATTCACCATCAAGTGAAACCTCATCTAAAATATCATCTAATATCTTGAATAATCAAGATGATAGTAATACTCCGAAATCGTTATACTCGATGCCCACCTCAATACCTTCTAGTTCTTCCACAAATACTTGGGTGGAGAATGTCTTATATAAAGAggataatgaagaattaccCCAATTTAAGATGTCTAACAGAACTCCTAGTGttagtaatagtaataataataacaataataacaataataataataataataaaaacccATCTGCCTTCCAATACACCacagattttttttccaaccAACTAAATTTCGATAATTCCCCAAGTGATGtgaataatattcttcCAAGTACTCTTAAACAGACAAATTCTGACTCACTGAACTCCGACTCTCCTCACattaaaaatgtaaaaGATAATGATATGAATGATGCTTCGATTTTAGAACCTTCCAAATTTTTTGGTAGTTCAAGTTTCGATTTcacaaattcaattaatttggGAAACAGTCCACAACAGAATTTTGGTCGTATTGGTTTTGGTGATTTTGACATGTCAATGTCATTAGATAGCAGTAAATTCTGGGGTACAAATAgtatttctaataataacagtaATAACTCTACTCATACACCTACtgatttcaataaaatgtCTTCAGTTAAATCTGCTGTTAAAGGTTgtaatgaattattgaaaaatgaacAGAATATTGCAAATAATGCTGCATCAAaatcaacaaataatagtaaaCTACGTAACAGTAATATTACCATCACACCATTGgcagatgataataatatcccTTTTATTGACACTTCATTGgcatttaatgatattccAACGAATCTCTCAAATGATAATGAGTTTAATATgcaattatttaaaacaaatagaAAATCGTCAGATGATGATTTCTTTAAGTTCTTGATGGATGAAGATAATGACATTTtaaatggtaataataacagtactgaaaataatgagGATAATAATTCGATATTAAACAACCTAATCAATGAAACGCCTGCTGTAGAATCAACTCAATTGGCGCAAACTCCAAGGGCCAGTGATAGTGCACATACTAGCCCAATTGTACAGACACCCAATAAAGATCCAAGTATATCGGTGATGTCAATCATTAGAGAAGAAGATAAGGGCAAAAATTATATGCAATGTTCAGAAGTATGGGATCGTATTACTTCACATCCAAAATATTCTGATTTGGATATTGATGGTTTATGCACAGAACTAATGCACAAAGCTAAGTGTTCAGAAAAGGGTGTTGTAGTTAAAGCTGATGATGTTCAAAAGGCTTTAACTAAGCATCTAtcctaaaaatatttattattaagatttttttcttcaattgtCAAGCACGAGTATCGtattatgatgataattGAAACTCTCATAGCATATTCATGATCCATAATCAATTTATATTGAGGTTACGGTTTTCTCACTCTTattcttttcaatatttttttttattgttgttaGTAACAAAACAACCGACTTCTATTGTTCtatcttctttatttataCATATAGCGTCTATAGGATTTTGTTTTACTTCCTATGTAATATGATTttacttatatatatatatatatatatatatatattaatatttaaaagatgatCAATCTCTACATATTTTatctataattttttttatgttttaCTGTCGATGAAAGTCACTTGGCTATGTGTTTATTGAATAGTtcaatttagaattatatattaaaaaagttaCAAAAGATACAGTAAATTAATTCTGTAAAATAAATAGcataaaaagaaatgtgACGTTTTTAGTTATGAAGTTTGAATATGTGTTATAAAATTCCCAAATAAAtgattgaattatttaagagGTAATTGAAGCATTTTCGAAATGattaaaatcttttgagaaatctttattagcttcatcattattacttTCTACCGATGTACCAAGTTCATTAGTTTTGTTATTGTGGTCTGATAGATAGCTGCTGCTGTTACTACTGCTACTATTACTACTAATACTTGTACTGCAGCTATAGGTTTCTTGATTAATTGCAACCCCTTGATTCTCTAGCTCACGTTGCTGAtgttcttcttctaatgcataatttttctcttcATGGTatatttcatcttcatcaatttcattgCCGTGAATCTCTAGCGACAGttccttttcttttaaatcatcgaaaaatatgaaatcaTCCGctttagtattattatctttactAGTTGATGGTGTTAAGTTGATATCTAGAATTTCAGTTTTTCTATTTTGGAAACtagtttcatttttcaCAACCGTATTGTTGTATgagtaaaaaaagattttgGAAAAAGATTTTGCTATTTCCagtaatttatcaaaactAACCAATTGAGATTTTTCTGTCTGGAATGTTGAGTCAAAAATTAACCatttactatataattcattatattcttttatgGCAGTGAAAAAATCGCCATTAGTGTTgccaatttttttcaatataatacaatttaaattcattctACGATTTTCTTGATCAAAATTGGATGAAGTATTTGATGCTGCAGTCTTGAACTTTGAAAGATATAAagatgatgacgatgaaACAGAATCGACGTTTGAATCAGAATAATAAGTttgattataaatattaccATCTAATGAAACCTCTTCTGTACTTCTACTTCCATACCGTATAATATTGCCTTCAAACGATGTTGTAGCATGTTGCCTAGATATATTCAAAAGCTGAGAAGAGCTTGTAGTTGTGCTGCTATTTCTACTACTATTcatattgttattaaacttattatttattatggAACTTCCACTATTATTGTGGCTGCTTACAAAAGTATTGGTAAGGAATGTTTCATTATCGTTTGTTGCTCTTACAAAAGAAGATGTACTTGAATGTGAATTTCTCCTTGAGCCTGTGTCTGCAGTGAATTCTCTAATAATTGGTTGGTAATGTGTAATTGAAGATTGAGAGGTCGAAATTGATCCCGAGTTTAATGAACTAGAGCTTGCACTTGAACTAGAAGTTGTAATAGATATTGACTCTTTGGAAAATGCTTTAAAAGTTGTTTTAATTAACTCTTCATTGacttttaattgattatctttttttcctATCAATGGGACCTCTGAGATAGTTCTATCCTTTAAATCAGTTCTTGTAAGAGGCGACattgaatcattttcagaatcaaaatattcGAAACTATTAATCGAATTAATTTCAGATAAGGGTGGAGAATTTACATTTAATAAGCTTTTGCTTGATGTATTGgtataattattttgattattggAAGAGGTTGAGCTCAGTAGTGTGCTTCTTGTGAATCTTCTTGGGAAGTCTATTACAATTGAATCTACATCTCCCTCGCTTTCATTATCGTCATCGTCATCGTCATTACTATAGCCATgtctttttaaattctcTGAACGAATAGATTGACTAGATGGTGTTGAAATtgcaattttatttaattcttcatcgaGGCTTGCATTtatatttgcatttgcatttgcatttggtTGATATACAATACTAAACGATTTTTTcgaagaagaattattatttgtataattAGTGGTGCGACTATTTGAATTGCTATAAAAACTATAATTAAGCATTGTCGCTGAGTGGCAGTTTGTCATGCTATTGTAATGActtttattctttaacGATCTTATCAATAAAGAGGAGTTA contains the following coding sequences:
- the TBLA0G00920 gene encoding uncharacterized protein gives rise to the protein MITTTKRVIIRCMLTSVLLLLIILQISKPVDKNYIPNEINNIIKRADRPIWDLGRTSAVIGLALTAANALYTAWSPVLCIVPTSPACWTLAIGLSVSAGVSTIGIAYAAYQDYFNGEFNIIDKLTPASSNILNRYRSQYELSNTTMHVFPSANDTDSQNMLYSPNDIYDDIVYKFVTAGLGTPLLTTSEVAKENKNSAETSTNDVITIHWNSPLGRHTATNLEHYNVQMMADDIIEQFLSGYEGSDLYSKSIDIMFQNNNERQTVNWVSYNMNEGGPKLETLSLWESIRGIGKWDGNIKTLAEMFYKNNIYDSWKWNVDVITDTDINSSGWFDRRKKRAITHGEVYLNQYGGLE
- the TBLA0G00930 gene encoding uncharacterized protein (similar to Saccharomyces cerevisiae YAP1 (YML007W) and CAD1 (YDR423C); ancestral locus Anc_5.528), producing MSDTAVMPTNSSTIKRHLDASDANETASATKETKKKSNKVGRKLSDQEAKSKRTAQNRAAQRAFRERRERKMQELEDKVKSLEEVHKKSEIESQFLRDQLKVLLGELQRYRPERQNDAKVKEYLSTHKFDPSVVSASNKNSPNDISNNTQIPSPNSSRFDDQVHSPSSETSSKISSNILNNQDDSNTPKSLYSMPTSIPSSSSTNTWVENVLYKEDNEELPQFKMSNRTPSVSNSNNNNNNNNNNNNNKNPSAFQYTTDFFSNQLNFDNSPSDVNNILPSTLKQTNSDSLNSDSPHIKNVKDNDMNDASILEPSKFFGSSSFDFTNSINLGNSPQQNFGRIGFGDFDMSMSLDSSKFWGTNSISNNNSNNSTHTPTDFNKMSSVKSAVKGCNELLKNEQNIANNAASKSTNNSKLRNSNITITPLADDNNIPFIDTSLAFNDIPTNLSNDNEFNMQLFKTNRKSSDDDFFKFLMDEDNDILNGNNNSTENNEDNNSILNNLINETPAVESTQLAQTPRASDSAHTSPIVQTPNKDPSISVMSIIREEDKGKNYMQCSEVWDRITSHPKYSDLDIDGLCTELMHKAKCSEKGVVVKADDVQKALTKHLS
- the TBLA0G00940 gene encoding uncharacterized protein (similar to Saccharomyces cerevisiae GIS4 (YML006C); ancestral locus Anc_5.526) translates to MPIPATQTYSIVDDNDIEYNLWTWYLNNIEEKTFHEFNEIENKEKYSKLKKLIDKKLFTVTNINTKKVKNIIFLTLPKTKNFQTRDSYFYLQKYLELIFSVQQLYITKLQNNTSTTPSCNYCLIMDPILNFQNTTFKESYDSILSHIKSQKNKIKRNRELSTKNSNSSLLIRSLKNKSHYNSMTNCHSATMLNYSFYSNSNSRTTNYTNNNSSSKKSFSIVYQPNANANANINASLDEELNKIAISTPSSQSIRSENLKRHGYSNDDDDDDNESEGDVDSIVIDFPRRFTRSTLLSSTSSNNQNNYTNTSSKSLLNVNSPPLSEINSINSFEYFDSENDSMSPLTRTDLKDRTISEVPLIGKKDNQLKVNEELIKTTFKAFSKESISITTSSSSASSSSLNSGSISTSQSSITHYQPIIREFTADTGSRRNSHSSTSSFVRATNDNETFLTNTFVSSHNNSGSSIINNKFNNNMNSSRNSSTTTSSSQLLNISRQHATTSFEGNIIRYGSRSTEEVSLDGNIYNQTYYSDSNVDSVSSSSSLYLSKFKTAASNTSSNFDQENRRMNLNCIILKKIGNTNGDFFTAIKEYNELYSKWLIFDSTFQTEKSQLVSFDKLLEIAKSFSKIFFYSYNNTVVKNETSFQNRKTEILDINLTPSTSKDNNTKADDFIFFDDLKEKELSLEIHGNEIDEDEIYHEEKNYALEEEHQQRELENQGVAINQETYSCSTSISSNSSSSNSSSYLSDHNNKTNELGTSVESNNDEANKDFSKDFNHFENASITS